The window ATAATATCGGTGTAACAAACTGACCGAATATTGGTATAAAATAGGTCAATAAAAGAGGAATACACCAGACGATATAATAAACTAACTTTTGTAATTCACGTTTCATGATTCGCGGAATATCTTTCAAAAAACTCCATATAGAATCATCGGGTGCTGGTGAATTGGTTAAATGAGCTTCCACTTGTTCTGCAAGTAAGCCATTAAATGGTGCTGCAATAATGTTAGTAATCGTACTAAAAAAGTAACAGAAAAAAATAACAAAAGTCGCAATAACTACAATAGTGATCACATAACTCAACCACTGTAACCAGCTTGGCATATAATCAAGACCTAAATCGACAGCTGATGAGATCATGCCAAAAAACCAATAAAAGAGTAAAGACATGATAATAATATTGGCAAGCATCGGCATAATGACATAATGTCTTATAGATGGTTGTTGTATTAATGACAATCCTTGCAAAAAATATTGAAAACTTGTTTTTTTATTCATTAATCAATCCCTGCATTTTTATAAACTGATAAATTTCTTGTCGTAGTAGTTTTAATAATTGACTTTTACCTGATAATCCCAAGTTGCTAACTGTAGCTTGCTCATCAAACTGTTTTGTTACTAACATTGTGAGAATGGGTACCTGTTCTAATCTTTGTCCCGAATTGTTTAACCAATCAAATAGACGATATAATACAGCAAAACTCGCCGTGTAAGCATACGAAGTTGTAGCAAATAAGAGTAACTGTAACTTATCATCACTATTTAACGTCTGTTCAGTAGAGATATTAATCGGTAAATCAATATCAATAAGCTGCTGTAGCCAATACCAATTACGCGTTAACTTATTACGCATAGTGTTACAAAAGTGGCTCCCAGCAGGGCTAAGTGGATATATTACCATCACCGCATAACTACCACTACTTGCCTCTTTATGCGTACCAACATGGACAGCATGGAAACCACATTGCATCCAAAATTGATATACTTCAGCTGAATATGCAAAACTGGCTGAAACAAAGTCACACCGATCGACTTTGGCTTGTTCGATTAAATAAGCAAGTAAAGAACGAGCAATTCCCTGTCGTCTTAATGTTTGACAAACTGCAATTCGATTCACTCTTATCGAGCGTAATTGAGCAGCCTGAGGCTCTCCGGCATGAGCAACTAAGGACTGTGCAACAAGATTACCTTTTGGACGGCGATAGCCTTTTAATATTTGTAAAGCAAGTTCTTCTGTTAATCCACCCTCTTTTATCGCAACTAAAACGCCAGCAATATGTTGTTCACTAAATTCTGCACTATAGAGTGATAAGTTATGAGCATCGAGTAAGCGGCGTAAATCAATTAACGTAGTACGATAATGTGCTGATTTTAATAAACCAAAAAAGGCACTTAATTTCATTGGCGATAGAACTAAGTCACTCTGTTGTAAAAACTTAATATCTGGTTGTTGTACCATCACTTTTTTATCTATTTTAGGTAAACCAGATACAATAAGACTATCAACAAAATATTCAACAGGATCATCAGGCAGCCAGCGTATTGGAGTATGTAGCTGAAAACAGGCAAAATCCGTTGATTGGTACTGATTGAGCAGTTTTAATAATAATCCTTGTCCAGTTCCCTCATAACCATCAGTTGTACTGGTTAACAATACATGCTTAAAACCATTGATAAGAGCCACAACCATAGGTAACGGTATCATCGCAGCCTCATCAATAATAAGCCAATCAGGTTTAGCGATCGGTGCATTTAATTGACTAATTAACTCATCCGGTGCAAAAAAGAGCGTATCTGTTGTAGCAAATTGTGTAAATGTCATCAGTGCATTTTTATTAGGTGCAGTGACCCAGCAATGATGATAATGAGTAAAATACCCTGCTAACGTTGATTTTCCACGACCTCGTTTAGCTGTTACCATAATAATTCTAGTATCAAGTTTGCTAATTTGCGTGAGTAAAGATTGTTGTTCTTGATAGCTGTATAGCGTCTCTTGATTATCGACTAAAATCGTATTTTGAGAGAGTTGATTAAACAAAAAATAATCATGTTGTTGTTTTTCAAGCACTAACTGATAAAAATAATCAGCATATTGCTGTGCTTGTTGTACAAGAACGTGATGTAAGTGAGTAATAAAATTAGGTACTAAAATCGCCTCTGGTAACTCACTCCAGCGTAAGCTATCCTGATCATACCAGTGATTAAAACTGTTCGGTAAAATTATAATAAGTAAACTTTCAGCAACCAATGTGCCTGCTAATATCGCTAACGCATCTAAATTAAATGCCAATCTGGCATCAAAAATGGCATGTTTAAATTCTCTACCCAATAATGATTTGGTCTGCTTATCAAGATAGTATTGCTCAGTTGATGAACCTAACACTTTGTGCTCAGAAATAACGATCCAATCACCACGAGCCTGCTGACTTAAGTACGTAAGTTGCTTAGTGATTGCTTCATCATCTCCTTGCAAAATGATTAGCTTACGCGATAACTGACTCATTACAGATCATTAACCCTTGCCAAGAACCAACGATAATATACCGCCAGCAATCAATGGACCAACAGGAATCCCCTTGAAAAAAGCAACGCCAATTAGTGTACCAATAATCAATCCATTAATAATCGAAGGATTAGCTGCCATTAGTGAGACGCCGCGAGTCCCCAGCCAAGAGACTAAAATACCAACAGCAATAGCTAAAATAGACTGCCAAGTTGTAAAAGATTTTAAAATATCTTTAAATGCTAATGAACCATCGGCTAATGGAACCATCATTGCTGCAGTAAGTATCACGATCCCAACAGTTAACCCATAATGGTTTAAAATAGGAAAATAAGTCGCCAGCGGTGTTAGTTTAAAGATTAATAACAATAGTATTGCAAATGTTACTGTATTGTTATGTGTTAGATAACAAATAGCAGCAAGAACGAGTAAAATAAAAAAAGTTACATCAAATTGAGCAATCATATTAATTTATCTCCTTATTTTATTATGGGGAATAACACAGTTATAACCCATAAATATAAGGTTATTTAATAATTTAGGCGCCAATTGGCGCCTAAAAGAGTGTCGATATATAGAGCGAATAGTCGTATTATAAAGGAACACCAATACGATGAGCAACCTCTTCATAGGCCTCAATCACACCACCGAGTCCTTGTCGAAATCTATCTTTGTCCATTTTTTTCAGTGTCTCTTTTTCCCAAAGTCGACAACCATCTGGAGAAAATTCATCACCTAAAACAATTTCTCCCTTAAATAGACCAAACTCTAATTTATAATCAACAAGAATTAAACCAGCCTGATCAAATATCTGAGTTAAAATAGTATTAATTTTAAAACTCAGTTCTTTCATTTTATCTAATTGTTGCTCGGTAGCCCAACCGAATGATTTACAATGATATTCATTTACCATTGGATCATGTAGAGCATCATTTTTTAGGAATAGTTCAAAGGTCGGCGGATTAAGAATAAAGCCCTCTTCAACACCTAATCTTCTCACTAATGAGCCTGCTGCACGATTACGGACAACACACTCAACAGGAATCATGGTCAGCTTTTTAACTAATACTTCATTATCTGATAAAAGTTTCTCTACTTGGGTAGGAATTCCCGCAGCTTTTAATTGCGTCATAATAAAGTAGTTAAACTTATTATTTATCATCCCTTTTCTATCAAGTTGTTCAATGCGTTGACCATCAAATGCAGAAGTATCATTTCTAAATTCAAGAATTAATAAATCTGGATTTTCAGTAGTGTAAACAGTTTTTGCTTTTCCACGGTATAACTCAGCACACTTTTTCATGTTTAGATCCATATTAATAAAATCACAATAATAATAATTAAGGAGCATTAAAGCTCCCTATTCTAATTACCTGCTTGACTTTGAGAAGGTGAAACCGCCTTCATCAACATATTAAAAAACTCTACCGTATAATACTGACGTTCAATCGGGCTAGAAACATCGGCTCCCATTCGTTTTAATGAAGCCAACTCAACTGTAATATATTCTCGATCACCACTAATCTTACGCTGTAAAAGATAGCTTGCTTCGACAGGTTGTTCTTCATTAATACGATTAACTAAGCGAATATCTGTTTTAATCGTTGAACTATCTTCACTTTTTATTGCGATATTATTATTGCGTAAAATAGTTGGGATTTGCGACCAAAAACCGACATAATTAGGGACATCTAATTGAATGAGACCTGATTGATAAACAGCATAACTATCTGCAATTGTTGGCAACGCAAGAGATGGTGGTCGAATATCGATATCTTTACCGATATTACCATCTGCGGCAGCTTTAAACACATAATATTGATTCGATGCTGTTGGTACTGAAACAGATTCCGGCACGATCAATGGTTTTAACTCAGGTGATTTTAAATAGTTTTGATTACCATCA is drawn from Orbaceae bacterium BiB and contains these coding sequences:
- the cysZ gene encoding sulfate transporter CysZ codes for the protein MNKKTSFQYFLQGLSLIQQPSIRHYVIMPMLANIIIMSLLFYWFFGMISSAVDLGLDYMPSWLQWLSYVITIVVIATFVIFFCYFFSTITNIIAAPFNGLLAEQVEAHLTNSPAPDDSIWSFLKDIPRIMKRELQKLVYYIVWCIPLLLTYFIPIFGQFVTPILWFIFTAWMINIQYADYAFDNHKVSFYQMRQLLQQDKVDNTCFGALISIFTMIPILNLIIMPIAVCGSTAMWVDRYRNQIYSTEKEIDFFR
- a CDS encoding GNAT family N-acetyltransferase, with amino-acid sequence MSQLSRKLIILQGDDEAITKQLTYLSQQARGDWIVISEHKVLGSSTEQYYLDKQTKSLLGREFKHAIFDARLAFNLDALAILAGTLVAESLLIIILPNSFNHWYDQDSLRWSELPEAILVPNFITHLHHVLVQQAQQYADYFYQLVLEKQQHDYFLFNQLSQNTILVDNQETLYSYQEQQSLLTQISKLDTRIIMVTAKRGRGKSTLAGYFTHYHHCWVTAPNKNALMTFTQFATTDTLFFAPDELISQLNAPIAKPDWLIIDEAAMIPLPMVVALINGFKHVLLTSTTDGYEGTGQGLLLKLLNQYQSTDFACFQLHTPIRWLPDDPVEYFVDSLIVSGLPKIDKKVMVQQPDIKFLQQSDLVLSPMKLSAFFGLLKSAHYRTTLIDLRRLLDAHNLSLYSAEFSEQHIAGVLVAIKEGGLTEELALQILKGYRRPKGNLVAQSLVAHAGEPQAAQLRSIRVNRIAVCQTLRRQGIARSLLAYLIEQAKVDRCDFVSASFAYSAEVYQFWMQCGFHAVHVGTHKEASSGSYAVMVIYPLSPAGSHFCNTMRNKLTRNWYWLQQLIDIDLPINISTEQTLNSDDKLQLLLFATTSYAYTASFAVLYRLFDWLNNSGQRLEQVPILTMLVTKQFDEQATVSNLGLSGKSQLLKLLRQEIYQFIKMQGLINE
- a CDS encoding DUF441 domain-containing protein gives rise to the protein MIAQFDVTFFILLVLAAICYLTHNNTVTFAILLLLIFKLTPLATYFPILNHYGLTVGIVILTAAMMVPLADGSLAFKDILKSFTTWQSILAIAVGILVSWLGTRGVSLMAANPSIINGLIIGTLIGVAFFKGIPVGPLIAGGILSLVLGKG
- a CDS encoding phosphoribosylaminoimidazolesuccinocarboxamide synthase, whose translation is MKKCAELYRGKAKTVYTTENPDLLILEFRNDTSAFDGQRIEQLDRKGMINNKFNYFIMTQLKAAGIPTQVEKLLSDNEVLVKKLTMIPVECVVRNRAAGSLVRRLGVEEGFILNPPTFELFLKNDALHDPMVNEYHCKSFGWATEQQLDKMKELSFKINTILTQIFDQAGLILVDYKLEFGLFKGEIVLGDEFSPDGCRLWEKETLKKMDKDRFRQGLGGVIEAYEEVAHRIGVPL
- the bamC gene encoding outer membrane protein assembly factor BamC, which translates into the protein MFKQSLIIVSLFSLLMTGCSSDLSSQREVDGNQNYLKSPELKPLIVPESVSVPTASNQYYVFKAAADGNIGKDIDIRPPSLALPTIADSYAVYQSGLIQLDVPNYVGFWSQIPTILRNNNIAIKSEDSSTIKTDIRLVNRINEEQPVEASYLLQRKISGDREYITVELASLKRMGADVSSPIERQYYTVEFFNMLMKAVSPSQSQAGN